In the Candidatus Poribacteria bacterium genome, one interval contains:
- a CDS encoding zinc-binding dehydrogenase yields the protein MKVAAVLGEHQAGLVEVPDPTPKEDWVVVKIHASPMCTEYHAFEYGHKTDQLGHEAAGEVVDIAQPGKVEIGDRVVVMPQYPCGKCELCTDGDYIHCENNYNFEEFVGSTYGNATMAQYILKPSWLLPKIPDNVSYEHASLACCALGPSYRAFDEMGVNATHTVLITGIGPVGFGAITNARFRGAKVIAAELIPWRAERARQMGVEAVINPTDEDAVDQIRDLTTDGRGVDFALDCSGNVHAHRLCIDATRRRGTIAFVGQSGNNDTVLHVSPDLIGKGLRLAGAWHYNLNQFPGLMKVIEGSPLLDLLISNVYPMSEIQQAFETSASHESSKIILKPWE from the coding sequence ATGAAAGTAGCAGCAGTTTTAGGTGAACATCAAGCAGGACTCGTTGAAGTGCCGGATCCGACGCCGAAAGAGGATTGGGTCGTTGTGAAAATCCATGCGTCGCCGATGTGTACCGAATACCACGCTTTCGAGTATGGACACAAGACCGATCAGCTCGGACACGAAGCGGCAGGCGAGGTTGTAGACATCGCCCAACCCGGAAAAGTAGAGATCGGCGACCGAGTGGTTGTGATGCCGCAATACCCGTGCGGGAAGTGCGAACTTTGCACGGATGGGGACTACATCCACTGCGAAAACAACTACAATTTCGAGGAATTCGTCGGTTCCACTTACGGGAACGCGACGATGGCACAGTATATCCTCAAACCCTCTTGGTTGCTCCCGAAGATTCCAGATAACGTCTCTTACGAACACGCCTCACTTGCGTGTTGCGCCTTGGGTCCGTCTTACCGAGCATTTGATGAGATGGGCGTTAACGCGACACACACCGTGTTGATTACCGGTATCGGTCCCGTCGGTTTCGGAGCGATTACAAATGCCCGGTTTCGTGGTGCGAAAGTCATCGCAGCGGAACTGATTCCGTGGCGCGCCGAACGCGCAAGACAGATGGGGGTCGAAGCGGTCATCAATCCAACCGATGAAGATGCCGTAGACCAGATTCGCGATCTCACTACGGATGGGCGCGGTGTAGACTTCGCACTCGATTGCTCAGGAAACGTTCACGCACACAGACTTTGTATCGATGCGACGCGTCGGCGTGGCACGATTGCGTTCGTTGGACAGAGCGGTAACAACGACACTGTCCTCCATGTGAGTCCAGATCTCATCGGTAAAGGGTTGCGTCTCGCCGGGGCATGGCACTATAACCTGAACCAATTCCCCGGATTGATGAAGGTTATTGAAGGCTCACCGCTTCTTGATCTGCTCATCAGTAACGTCTATCCGATGAGCGAGATCCAGCAGGCGTTTGAAACCTCTGCTTCTCACGAAAGTTCGAAGATTATCCTGAAACCCTGGGAATAA
- a CDS encoding phytanoyl-CoA dioxygenase family protein — protein sequence MTPKQKYLFDLRGYLHLESVLTPEELSNTQAAIERLVQASPDELPPGISRGGEGFSNGFSADKSLEALTLNPTTWPIIKELTWNKPRFNRGSLVVNTHERQEMTPLHCAREGFRWTRRYGVRNDQIFTNDVVCFFYFTDVYPGDGGLIVLPGSHKSEFERPENLFFPAPDTPDMPLHPAIVNVTPKAGDVVIITEMLTHGVLVWKPTDRDRRFLILRYKTQFFQDERGVRESFPPEVMERLSPETKALAAHGSEWEIKDLVKQDTVTLTL from the coding sequence ATGACACCGAAACAGAAATACCTCTTTGACCTACGTGGCTACCTGCATTTAGAGAGCGTCCTGACGCCAGAAGAACTCAGCAATACGCAAGCAGCCATCGAACGGCTTGTGCAAGCATCGCCAGATGAATTGCCACCCGGTATCAGTCGGGGTGGCGAAGGGTTTTCAAACGGGTTCTCAGCGGACAAATCGCTTGAGGCATTGACACTGAATCCGACCACATGGCCCATCATCAAAGAACTGACGTGGAATAAACCCCGCTTTAATCGTGGATCACTTGTTGTGAATACACATGAACGGCAGGAAATGACACCACTCCACTGTGCCCGTGAAGGTTTCCGCTGGACCCGACGCTACGGTGTCAGAAATGATCAGATCTTCACGAATGACGTTGTTTGTTTCTTCTACTTCACGGATGTCTATCCGGGTGACGGTGGTTTGATAGTCCTACCGGGTTCCCACAAAAGCGAGTTTGAACGTCCGGAAAATCTGTTTTTCCCTGCCCCTGACACTCCAGATATGCCCCTCCATCCCGCGATCGTTAATGTGACACCGAAAGCGGGAGACGTTGTGATTATCACTGAAATGCTGACACACGGTGTGCTGGTGTGGAAACCGACGGATCGCGATCGGAGATTCCTGATTCTGCGGTATAAGACGCAGTTCTTTCAAGATGAGCGCGGTGTCCGTGAATCGTTCCCACCAGAAGTGATGGAGAGACTTTCTCCGGAGACGAAGGCACTGGCGGCTCATGGCTCAGAGTGGGAAATCAAAGATCTCGTGAAACAGGATACTGTAACACTGACTCTATAG
- a CDS encoding phytanoyl-CoA dioxygenase family protein, with protein MRSVRESQMKYDEVNRTFDCEPTLTDTEVLQYCRDGYLQLQGVVPDEINQRTCDYLNGDLPINPCFMPDGMTHGDLERMRDTHEPSSILLEDWYIEHVLLNRELAGALRSLLGKDVGLPVLVSNHRVECPMPAQGWHHDADHVFGPETNFVEVFYFPQDTPLELGPTELLPGSHIRSTSRDIAQKGVSSEGPAGSFVIHSQSILHRRGESTAEGLRHMLKYSYWRTVPPTRDWKAEPEFDFQAAEYGGHGVARYVAHMFYWLCGKGADFRLIGGQAWPWSSINQIGPSYGFGHKEGYLPNWRKNNPDDYATS; from the coding sequence ATGAGAAGTGTGAGGGAATCACAGATGAAATACGATGAAGTAAACCGTACCTTTGATTGTGAACCGACGCTCACCGATACAGAGGTGCTGCAGTATTGTCGGGATGGCTACCTGCAACTCCAAGGGGTCGTTCCTGACGAGATTAATCAACGGACGTGCGATTATCTCAACGGTGATCTGCCGATAAATCCGTGTTTCATGCCCGATGGGATGACACACGGCGATTTAGAGCGGATGCGGGATACGCATGAACCCAGCTCGATTCTGCTTGAGGATTGGTATATTGAGCATGTCCTGCTGAATCGTGAACTCGCTGGCGCATTACGCTCATTGCTCGGTAAGGATGTCGGGTTACCGGTGTTAGTCAGCAACCATCGGGTTGAGTGTCCGATGCCCGCACAGGGATGGCACCACGATGCCGATCACGTTTTTGGACCCGAAACCAATTTCGTGGAGGTCTTTTACTTCCCACAGGATACACCGTTGGAATTGGGTCCGACGGAACTTCTGCCCGGCTCACACATCCGTTCCACAAGTCGAGATATAGCGCAGAAAGGGGTTTCAAGCGAAGGACCGGCGGGCTCCTTCGTTATTCATTCGCAAAGCATCCTCCATCGACGCGGGGAGTCCACAGCGGAAGGGCTGCGCCACATGCTGAAGTACAGTTATTGGCGGACGGTCCCACCGACACGGGATTGGAAAGCAGAACCCGAATTCGACTTTCAGGCTGCCGAATATGGCGGACACGGCGTAGCGAGATACGTGGCACACATGTTCTATTGGCTCTGCGGTAAAGGCGCGGATTTTCGTCTCATCGGCGGGCAAGCGTGGCCCTGGTCGAGCATCAATCAGATCGGACCCTCCTACGGCTTCGGGCACAAAGAAGGCTATCTCCCGAACTGGCGCAAGAACAATCCGGACGATTACGCAACGTCGTAG
- a CDS encoding nucleoside phosphorylase, with amino-acid sequence MLKELTKNDWLSLLNIPKNKVPTVLILRGTRNLRANYVKHSDFLSYAFEVGSPNGIFEDVLIGDYKNITVGYASVYGDAMASEITHLFGVLGTTLVIQTSCCGALTDSIQAGDIVCATSAYCGEGASQYYLPQKREVSASPNLVEQIMPPRVASVEIHKGPIWTTSALLAEGKAEIQSWSHQGYIAVDMETATTFAVAEYFGMQRLSLLFVFDNPSKGEHILLSDAEKRRRRKEGEQAVIDTAFAIIEKHENGNR; translated from the coding sequence ATGCTCAAGGAATTAACAAAAAATGACTGGTTGTCGCTTTTAAATATCCCTAAGAACAAGGTCCCAACCGTTTTAATTCTGCGAGGAACACGCAACCTAAGAGCCAATTATGTTAAGCATAGTGATTTTCTCTCATACGCTTTTGAAGTCGGTTCACCAAACGGTATTTTCGAGGACGTGTTGATTGGTGATTATAAAAACATCACCGTTGGTTATGCTTCTGTGTACGGTGATGCGATGGCTTCTGAAATCACGCATCTCTTCGGGGTCTTGGGTACAACCTTAGTCATACAAACAAGTTGCTGCGGTGCACTGACCGATAGCATCCAAGCAGGCGATATCGTTTGCGCAACATCGGCGTATTGTGGTGAAGGTGCATCGCAATATTATTTACCCCAAAAGCGAGAAGTTAGTGCTTCACCCAACCTTGTTGAACAGATTATGCCTCCACGTGTTGCCTCCGTTGAGATACATAAAGGTCCAATCTGGACGACCTCAGCACTGCTCGCAGAGGGAAAAGCAGAAATTCAGAGTTGGTCTCATCAGGGCTATATTGCTGTAGACATGGAAACGGCTACCACTTTCGCTGTCGCTGAATACTTTGGGATGCAACGCCTATCGTTACTGTTCGTTTTCGATAATCCGAGCAAGGGTGAGCATATCCTCTTGAGTGATGCTGAAAAACGACGACGACGGAAAGAGGGTGAACAGGCCGTTATCGATACAGCGTTTGCCATCATAGAAAAACACGAAAATGGAAATCGTTAA
- a CDS encoding GNAT family N-acetyltransferase produces MEIVKAELTDVETLAELNKHLIEDERHPNPMNIAKLTQRMKAWLATDYICYVAKQNGHIVGYCLYRDDGGHYYMRQLYVDRAHRRKGIATQLLDWLYENVWTDKKVRLDVLAHNEDAVAFYQRYGFRIGVFRMEK; encoded by the coding sequence ATGGAAATCGTTAAAGCTGAACTCACGGATGTCGAAACGCTTGCTGAACTGAACAAGCATCTCATCGAGGACGAGCGGCACCCGAATCCGATGAACATCGCCAAACTCACGCAACGGATGAAAGCGTGGTTGGCAACCGATTATATCTGCTATGTGGCGAAGCAGAATGGACACATTGTCGGCTACTGCCTATACAGAGATGACGGTGGACACTATTATATGCGGCAATTGTATGTGGACAGAGCACACCGGCGAAAAGGGATCGCCACGCAATTGCTCGATTGGTTGTACGAAAACGTATGGACGGATAAGAAGGTCAGGTTGGACGTACTTGCCCATAACGAGGATGCCGTTGCTTTTTACCAGCGATACGGCTTTAGGATTGGTGTCTTTAGGATGGAAAAATGA
- a CDS encoding RidA family protein has product MKIEQRLEELGVELPEPAVPVANYVTTVQTGNLVFTSGHGPGNGEGPIYKSQLGTDATIEEGYASARQVAICLLSTLKHALGDLDRIKRVVKVIGFVNSAPDFTDQPAVVNGASDFLVEVFGDKGRHARSAVGMVQLPGGIPVEVEMVVEIE; this is encoded by the coding sequence ATGAAAATAGAACAACGACTTGAAGAATTAGGTGTGGAACTACCAGAACCCGCCGTTCCCGTAGCGAATTACGTCACGACGGTGCAAACCGGCAATCTCGTCTTTACCTCCGGACACGGACCCGGAAACGGCGAAGGTCCAATCTATAAAAGCCAACTCGGCACCGATGCGACGATTGAGGAAGGCTATGCTTCCGCGCGCCAAGTGGCAATCTGTTTGTTGAGTACCCTCAAGCACGCACTCGGTGATCTCGACAGAATCAAACGGGTCGTCAAAGTGATTGGGTTCGTCAATTCGGCACCCGATTTCACCGACCAGCCCGCGGTCGTCAACGGCGCATCAGACTTTTTGGTTGAAGTGTTCGGTGATAAAGGCAGACATGCCCGTTCCGCAGTCGGCATGGTGCAATTACCCGGTGGGATTCCCGTTGAGGTTGAGATGGTTGTCGAAATTGAGTAG
- a CDS encoding nucleotidyltransferase family protein: MRYCNALVEGFRVENQTVLSKAFIKQTLLDNRQTLRKYGVKRIGLFGSYVRGTATAASDIDFLVELERLTFRDYMGLALFLEDLFQKGVDLVTPTSIKPGFKPYIEKEIEYVTEL; this comes from the coding sequence ATGCGGTACTGTAATGCTTTAGTAGAGGGATTCAGAGTGGAAAATCAAACGGTTCTCAGCAAAGCATTTATCAAGCAGACCCTGCTGGATAATCGACAGACCCTGCGGAAATACGGGGTCAAACGGATCGGCTTGTTTGGGTCTTACGTCCGCGGCACAGCAACCGCCGCAAGCGACATTGATTTCCTCGTTGAACTGGAGAGGTTGACTTTTCGGGACTACATGGGATTGGCTCTATTTCTTGAAGACCTGTTTCAGAAAGGTGTTGACCTGGTTACCCCTACCTCCATCAAACCGGGTTTCAAACCTTATATTGAAAAAGAGATAGAGTATGTCACGGAACTATGA
- a CDS encoding CRTAC1 family protein codes for MGSGVALFDFDNDGDLDLYFVNGGDLPGMTSSIPPTNRFYRNDGGTFVDITDAASVGDTHYGLGCCVGDYNNDGFTDLYVTNYGPNVLYRNNGDGTFTDVADAAGVDGDQFSSGCAFVDVDADGYLDLYVVNYVQFDPDTNPECTRQGIRTYCTPEAFPGAADVFYRNNGDGTFTDVSEKIGVGTASGKGLGVVCGDVDNDGDVDIFVANDTTPNFLYLNRRNGVEMTEDALFAGVALSEEGRAYSGMGANLGDFDNDGYLDIVITNFQDQTNSLYHNAQSGFFTEMSFAKGIGERSLPYLAWGVDFIDVNNDGWLDLFIANGHLDDNIAEIDPIGTYAQPNQLFLNHRGIRFSENPDAAIAQQRVSRGTAFGDIDNDGDIDIVISNLKHAPTVLRNDGGNTSQWLTVKLIGTHCNRDAIGVRVTVVSRGLTQMREVKSGSGYLSQNDLRLHFGLADATRIDTLTVQWLCGNVQTLQNVETNQVLIISEN; via the coding sequence ATCGGCAGCGGCGTTGCCCTCTTCGATTTTGACAATGACGGAGATTTAGATCTCTATTTCGTCAACGGTGGTGATTTACCCGGAATGACCTCATCAATTCCGCCGACAAACCGTTTTTACCGCAATGATGGCGGCACGTTCGTTGATATAACGGATGCGGCTTCTGTCGGTGATACCCACTACGGGTTGGGGTGTTGTGTCGGGGATTACAACAACGACGGTTTCACGGATCTCTACGTGACGAACTACGGTCCGAATGTGCTGTATCGCAACAATGGGGACGGGACTTTTACGGATGTCGCTGACGCTGCTGGCGTTGATGGCGATCAATTCAGTAGTGGGTGTGCCTTTGTAGATGTTGATGCCGATGGGTACCTGGATCTTTATGTTGTCAACTATGTTCAGTTCGATCCAGATACGAATCCAGAATGCACTCGACAAGGGATTCGGACGTATTGCACGCCAGAAGCGTTCCCCGGTGCTGCCGATGTGTTCTACCGCAACAACGGCGATGGCACTTTCACGGATGTCTCAGAGAAGATAGGCGTCGGCACAGCGAGTGGAAAGGGATTGGGCGTTGTCTGTGGTGATGTGGATAACGATGGAGATGTCGATATTTTCGTTGCGAACGATACCACCCCGAATTTTCTTTATCTCAACCGACGAAACGGCGTTGAGATGACAGAGGACGCACTCTTCGCAGGCGTTGCGCTCAGCGAGGAAGGACGTGCCTATAGCGGGATGGGCGCGAATCTCGGTGATTTTGACAACGACGGCTATCTCGATATCGTGATTACGAATTTTCAGGATCAGACGAATAGTCTTTACCACAATGCCCAGAGTGGATTCTTTACCGAGATGAGTTTCGCCAAGGGGATCGGTGAGCGGAGTCTTCCGTATTTGGCGTGGGGTGTCGATTTCATCGATGTTAACAATGACGGTTGGTTGGATCTGTTTATTGCCAACGGCCACCTTGACGACAATATCGCAGAGATTGATCCGATTGGCACGTATGCCCAGCCGAATCAACTTTTCCTGAACCATCGGGGTATCCGTTTTTCGGAAAACCCTGACGCGGCGATCGCACAGCAAAGAGTAAGTCGAGGCACTGCTTTCGGCGATATAGATAACGACGGTGATATTGACATTGTCATCTCCAACCTCAAACACGCACCGACCGTTTTGCGGAACGACGGTGGCAACACCTCGCAGTGGTTGACCGTCAAGCTCATCGGAACCCATTGCAACCGAGATGCGATTGGGGTACGAGTGACCGTTGTTTCCAGGGGATTGACGCAGATGCGTGAGGTCAAAAGCGGTTCCGGCTACCTCAGCCAAAATGATCTCCGTTTACATTTCGGGTTAGCGGACGCAACGCGGATTGATACGCTGACAGTGCAGTGGCTCTGCGGCAACGTTCAAACTTTACAGAACGTTGAAACGAATCAAGTACTTATTATCTCAGAAAATTAG
- a CDS encoding LamG domain-containing protein, whose product MTMFPNVLEYSINFDGKHICTKQEDAMFKRTIQPIYKPLAFGFIFIFGLMVLSHIGYAAPKPEVWFSFKGRKADVVEDASGNGNDGRIEGNAKRVKSKDGPYGMGIELSKALDQFIEFDYEMTDPGTVLFWFKPHWNGGDAGTFRIFDANNAVVFFSIGKGAVIGERENEFHFAVEDAPDTDYYLAAQAADVVKKDTWMHVAATWDFGGSAFFYLDGEEIATAKGFAGFPAFHESPRIGGNNKFKYRATTAGAHGVIDEFAIYSEVLSQKDIQREMEMLVSDVKPEGKIAVIWGRLKSE is encoded by the coding sequence TTGACAATGTTTCCTAACGTGTTAGAATATTCAATTAATTTTGATGGTAAGCATATCTGCACTAAACAGGAGGATGCTATGTTCAAGCGAACAATTCAACCTATCTACAAACCTTTAGCATTTGGTTTTATATTTATTTTTGGCTTGATGGTGCTCTCTCATATCGGATATGCCGCACCGAAACCCGAAGTTTGGTTTTCCTTCAAAGGAAGAAAGGCAGATGTCGTTGAGGATGCCAGTGGAAACGGAAATGACGGCAGGATTGAGGGCAATGCAAAGCGGGTCAAAAGTAAAGACGGTCCTTACGGGATGGGTATCGAACTCAGCAAAGCTTTGGACCAGTTCATTGAATTCGATTACGAGATGACGGATCCGGGCACCGTTTTATTCTGGTTTAAGCCGCACTGGAATGGTGGGGACGCTGGGACCTTTAGGATATTCGATGCCAACAATGCAGTCGTCTTCTTCTCCATTGGGAAAGGTGCCGTCATTGGAGAACGGGAAAATGAGTTCCACTTCGCTGTAGAAGACGCACCCGATACAGACTATTATCTCGCCGCTCAGGCCGCTGACGTTGTTAAAAAAGATACGTGGATGCACGTCGCCGCAACGTGGGATTTCGGCGGCAGTGCTTTCTTCTACCTTGATGGTGAGGAAATCGCTACAGCGAAAGGGTTCGCAGGATTTCCCGCATTTCATGAATCCCCAAGAATCGGAGGAAATAACAAGTTCAAGTACAGAGCCACCACGGCAGGGGCTCACGGTGTTATTGACGAATTCGCTATCTACAGTGAAGTCTTGTCGCAAAAGGACATCCAGCGGGAGATGGAGATGCTCGTTTCCGATGTGAAGCCCGAAGGGAAAATCGCTGTTATCTGGGGACGGCTCAAGAGCGAGTGA
- a CDS encoding sulfatase, which produces MPTTHRPNILLIVSDDHAAPAISCYGSEMNRTPNIDRIGNGGMRFNNCFCPNAICTPARGSIFTGKYSHKTGIKTLADTIDHTQERTVAQMLHEDGYQTAIVGKWHLGHGGVSDPHGFDYWNVFPVQGAHIDPEMIEMGERKKFDGYSADIVTDSSLNWLQGREADQPFFLMTTYKATHDPFFPNPKHRHLYTEEIPEPPTFNDDYENRAAAAAMNTAKVDIMQRKNHLPEPTPEGLAGDDLKRWNYQCYMQNYLRCAHAIDENVGRLLDYLEAAGLSEDTIVIYSADHGFFLGDHGWYDKRFMYEESMRIPLLVRYPREIQAAGVSEQITLNVDFAPTLLDYAGIGIPDDMQGRSLRTSLEGETPVDWRTSMYYRYWMHLAHFNIPAHYGVRTERYKLIYYYGEALGSGGAIDRSTPPEWELFDLEKDPHEMHNVYADPAYADVVVELKAELERLRDELEDYE; this is translated from the coding sequence ATGCCGACTACACACAGACCGAATATACTCCTTATCGTATCCGATGACCATGCGGCACCGGCGATCAGTTGCTACGGTAGCGAGATGAATCGTACCCCAAATATCGATCGAATCGGTAATGGTGGGATGCGGTTCAACAACTGTTTCTGCCCGAACGCAATCTGCACACCGGCACGCGGTTCCATCTTCACGGGAAAATACAGCCATAAAACGGGTATCAAAACCCTTGCGGACACCATCGATCACACGCAGGAACGGACTGTCGCACAGATGCTGCATGAAGATGGATACCAAACGGCGATTGTCGGGAAATGGCATCTCGGACACGGGGGTGTCAGCGATCCGCACGGATTCGATTACTGGAACGTGTTTCCCGTCCAAGGGGCACACATCGATCCCGAAATGATTGAGATGGGGGAACGGAAAAAATTCGATGGATACTCCGCTGACATCGTGACGGATAGTTCGCTGAATTGGCTACAGGGCAGAGAGGCGGATCAACCGTTTTTTCTGATGACGACCTACAAAGCGACGCACGATCCCTTCTTTCCGAATCCGAAGCATCGGCATCTCTACACGGAAGAAATCCCTGAGCCCCCGACTTTCAACGATGATTATGAAAACCGAGCGGCAGCCGCCGCAATGAACACGGCGAAAGTAGACATCATGCAACGAAAAAATCATCTTCCGGAACCGACACCTGAAGGTCTGGCGGGTGACGATTTGAAACGGTGGAACTATCAGTGCTACATGCAGAACTATCTGCGGTGTGCGCACGCCATCGACGAGAATGTCGGACGACTGCTCGATTATTTGGAGGCAGCAGGTCTCTCGGAAGATACGATCGTCATCTATTCTGCAGATCACGGATTCTTCTTAGGCGATCACGGGTGGTACGACAAACGGTTCATGTATGAGGAATCGATGCGGATTCCGTTGCTCGTCCGGTATCCACGCGAGATTCAAGCGGCGGGTGTGAGCGAGCAAATTACGCTGAACGTCGATTTCGCCCCGACGCTACTGGACTACGCAGGTATAGGAATTCCCGACGACATGCAAGGACGGAGTCTCCGAACGTCGTTGGAAGGTGAAACGCCAGTAGATTGGCGCACGTCTATGTATTACCGGTATTGGATGCACCTGGCGCACTTCAACATCCCCGCACACTACGGCGTGCGGACGGAACGGTATAAACTCATCTACTATTACGGTGAGGCGTTAGGGTCAGGCGGTGCAATCGACCGCTCGACACCACCAGAGTGGGAATTGTTCGATTTGGAGAAGGATCCGCATGAGATGCATAATGTTTACGCAGATCCGGCGTATGCGGATGTTGTGGTCGAATTGAAAGCGGAATTGGAACGGTTGCGGGATGAATTGGAGGATTATGAGTGA